Proteins encoded within one genomic window of Eleutherodactylus coqui strain aEleCoq1 chromosome 1, aEleCoq1.hap1, whole genome shotgun sequence:
- the TMEM106C gene encoding transmembrane protein 106C: MGSIMSAYTSHVTAKPASNSHVEDDDDLLDGKDREDDIAQFPYVEFTGRDSITCPSCQGTGCIPTEQVNELVALIPYSDQRLRPQRTKLYVGLSVLLCLLICGFVVFFLFPRAVLVEDGGIRMVQVWFDNENKIVNLAMTSTLHITNSNFYSISVDSLISQVQYMNTVIGTQQQTNVSVIQALSEKLVNFTVKLELGGVLSYLYNFCTLTTVKVHNIVVFVRTSVKFSYVGHTSQSSLETYQYIDCGANSTILTDHYAL; this comes from the exons ATGGGATCTATCATGTCTGCCTATACCAGCCACGTGACCGCAAAGCCAGCTAGCAACTCGCATGTTGAGGATGACGACGATCTGTTGGATGGAAAGGACAGAGAAGACGATATTGCTCAGTTTCCGTATGTGGAGTTTACAGGACGGGACAGTATTACATGTCCATCGTGCCAGGGAACTGGATGCATTCCAACAG AGCAAGTGAATGAGTTGGTTGCCCTTATACCGTACAGTGACCAAAGGCTGCGGCCCCAGAGAAC GAAGCTTTATGTCGGCCTCTCAGTCCTGCTCTGCCTCCTAATCTGCGGCTTTGTGGTGTTTTTCCTGTTTCCACGTGCTGTTCTTGTCGAAGATGGTGGCATCAGGATGGTACAAGTGTGGTTTGATAATGAGAATAAAATTGTGAACCTTGCCATGACG AGCACCCTACATATAACCAATTCCAACTTCTACTCAATCTCTGTAGACAGCCTTATAAGCCAAGTCCAGTACATGAACACGGTCATTGGAACCCAGCAGCAGACCAATGTGTCTGTCATCCAGGCGCTCAGCGAGAAACtg gtgaatttcacagtgaagtTGGAGCTGGGTGGAGTTCTGTCTTATTTATA TAACTTCTGCACTTTGACCACAGTTAAAGTGCACAACATTGTTGTTTTCGTGAG AACATCGGTGAAGTTTTCCTATGTTGGGCACACCTCGCAGAGCTCCCTGGAGACTTACCAGTACATTGATTGCGGTGCAAACTCAACCATACTAACAGACCACTACGCTCTATAA